The genomic window GGGACTGCTCCAGCTGCGCAATCGCACGTGACACCGAGGACGCGCTGATCCCGTGCTCGTCAGCCACGGCCGCGAAGCTCAACCGGTTGGCGACATCGATGAAGAGCCGCAAGGTGTCCAGGTTCATTAGTGCGTATTCTGCACTTATGTAAACCAAGAATCGATATTTATCTTATTTATCGCGTCATTCAGGCTCTCTATACCCCTGACACACCGGGCACGCGCCCGGCTCAGGCCCACCACCGTGACGGGAGACCCCACATGACCACGATCGCTTTTCTCGGCCTCGGCGCAATGGGCAGCCGCATGGCCGCCCGGTTGCTTGAAGCAGGCCACCCCGTGACCGTCTGGAACCGCGGTGCGGGCCGTGTGCAGCCGCTGGTGGACCGCGGTGCGACCCCGGCGGACTCACCGCGTACCGCGGCGCGTGGTGCTGACATCGTGCTATCGATGGTGCGCGACGACACCGCCTCCGAGCGGGTCTGGCTGGACCCGGTCGACGGCGCGTTGCAGGCCCTCGGCGAACACAGCATCGCCGTCGAGTGTTCCACCGTGTCGCTGCCGCACGTGACGGCGCTGGCCACCGCCTTCGGGCAGGCAAAACGGACACTGGTCGATGCGCCGCTCGCCGGCTCGCGACCCCAGGCCGACGCCGGCGCCCTGCTGTTCTTCGCCGGCGGTCCAGGTGCCGCGGTTGACGCCATCACGCCAGTATTGCAACCCCTGTCCGGTGCCGTGCACCACACCGGTGACGTGGGCTCGGGCACCACACTGAAGCTCCTGGTCAACGCGCTGTTCGGGGTGCAGCTCGCCGCCGTGGCCGAGCTGATCGGCTTTGCAGCGAGGGCGGGCCTGGACACGAACGCCGCCGTAGCGGTCCTCGGCAGCACCCCGGTCTGCAGCCCGGCAGCAAAGGCCGCTGCAGAGGCCATGCTCGCGGGCCACTGGGCACCGGCGTTTCCGATCGACCTGGTCGCCAAGGATTTCGGCCTGATCGCGGCATCAGCCGCGTCGGTGCCGTTGGCCGACGCTGCCGGTGGCGTTTACACGGCAGGCGTCGATCGCGGGTACGGCGCAGACAACATCACCGGTGTCGTCCAGCTTTACACCCCCCGGGCTCGCTGAAACCACGGGCCGGCGCGGCACCACCGCGCCGGGCTTATTCCGGCATGCGCGAGGAGTGGTGCTCGATGATCATCCAGCGCTGGCCGTTCCACCGATAGACGAAGGTGAAACGCCCGGGCACAGTGCTGCCGTCGGCAAAGGTGAAGGTGTACGCGCCGGAGTTCACGGCGATCTGGCCGAAGCTCCGGATATTGGCCTCGTCGATCGTGCCCACCGGCCCCTTCGCCAGAAAACCGACGAAGTAATCTTCGATTTCGGCGGGCGAGTGACGCACCTGGTTGGACACGGTCGGCAACAGGATGGCATTGACGTCGTACAAGGCCGCAACCTGTTTCGGGTCACCGGTCTGTAACGCGCTGTTCCAAGCGTCGAATTGTGCGGCGATGTCCTGATCCACCTCAGTGCTGCTCCACGAAAACGGGGTGAGGAGTGTAAGTCAAACGCGCTTTGCACGGGACCCCACAGGGCGTGCAACTGCGGGCACCGCCCGCGTTCTGGCACCGGCCTGACAACCTGCTGTTATGTTATAATGTACGTAGCATGCAACTGCCGATTGCCGGCGCCACGCCCCGTTGCCGCGCGCTGACCACACTCCACAGGCACACAAGACATGAACCCCGCACCCGCTGAGAATGTCGTTTATGGCCTCTTCGACCCGGCAGACCGGGCCGCAAAGATGCGCCTGGCAAGCGGCAGCAAACCCGGTGTGCTGGCCGATATCTACGATGCTGACATCAGCATCGCCGTCTGGCAGCGCCCACCCGAAACCCTGCTCACCGATGCGGTGGTCGGGTTTCTGGCGGCCAACCCGACGCTCTCGGCAGCGGTCGTGGTCGCACCGGACACGACGCACTCGGCGCTCAAGGACGCGACCCGCGGCACCTTGCCCAGCCAGCTGAGCAACGACATCGCCGAACTCGTCGACATGTACTGCTGTTTGTTCAATTTGGAACGTGCCGGTCTGCGCCTGGCTACCATTGAC from Pseudomonadota bacterium includes these protein-coding regions:
- a CDS encoding NAD(P)-dependent oxidoreductase, whose amino-acid sequence is MTTIAFLGLGAMGSRMAARLLEAGHPVTVWNRGAGRVQPLVDRGATPADSPRTAARGADIVLSMVRDDTASERVWLDPVDGALQALGEHSIAVECSTVSLPHVTALATAFGQAKRTLVDAPLAGSRPQADAGALLFFAGGPGAAVDAITPVLQPLSGAVHHTGDVGSGTTLKLLVNALFGVQLAAVAELIGFAARAGLDTNAAVAVLGSTPVCSPAAKAAAEAMLAGHWAPAFPIDLVAKDFGLIAASAASVPLADAAGGVYTAGVDRGYGADNITGVVQLYTPRAR
- a CDS encoding SgcJ/EcaC family oxidoreductase; this translates as MDQDIAAQFDAWNSALQTGDPKQVAALYDVNAILLPTVSNQVRHSPAEIEDYFVGFLAKGPVGTIDEANIRSFGQIAVNSGAYTFTFADGSTVPGRFTFVYRWNGQRWMIIEHHSSRMPE
- a CDS encoding DUF1826 domain-containing protein, which translates into the protein MNPAPAENVVYGLFDPADRAAKMRLASGSKPGVLADIYDADISIAVWQRPPETLLTDAVVGFLAANPTLSAAVVVAPDTTHSALKDATRGTLPSQLSNDIAELVDMYCCLFNLERAGLRLATIDRAMCPRFHVDRMPCRLLTTYHGSATEWLPHNKVNRSKLGARSGGKPDAVSGLYQSPADIQQLDTGDVALIKGALWHDDETTGLVHRSPAVAPGERRLLLSLDFAD